gtctgcaattgaggtgttggcagggccataaACCCTCTAAAGGTGctagggaaggatctgttccaggcctctcccagcttctggatgttccttggcttgtggcaacaTAATGTCAATCTTCACATGGTGTTTTCACtgcatgtgtgtctgtctctgtgtccttttttttttgcccttttttttttttttttgagatggagtcttgctctgtcgcccaggctggagtgcagtggtgtgatctcggctcatcgcaagctccaccccctgggttcacaccattctccttcctcagcctcccgagtagctgagactataggtgcccgacaccacgcccggctaattttttgtatttttagtagagatggggtttcaccgcgttagccaggatggtctcgatcgcctgaccttgtgatctgcctgcctcggcctcccaaagtgctgggttacaggcgtgagccacagtacctggcccAGATTTTGCCCTTTTTATAAAGACCTGAGTCATATAGGATTAGGACCTCTGTAATGACCTCACTTAACCTCAATTACCTCTggaaagaccctgtcttcaaataaggtcacattctgaggaactgggggttaggactccaCTATATCTTTCTTGGGGAGATACAATTCAACTCAGATGATGAAAGTGCAGTTTGAAGCCGTAAAGTAACCTAGACAGATTTGGAAATAATATGAAACATAGAGATGAAGCTTATCAAGTTTATAATGCACACAAGGCCCAGCTCATTCTGGAAAATGTCCCACAGAATCACTGCAAGTGTAGCACTCTATGGGTAAGATTTGCCAACATCTGATTTAAGGTTTCTAATTCACAATGAAagacttcatttattcattcaaaataatattaagtgGCAAGTATGACTTAGCAGGTGATTTTCACGACTTTGTTTACCTACCTAGAGTTCTACCTAACAATGTCAAGAGGGAGGAATAGGGATGGTTAACCATATCTGTAACAGAACTgttcccctttttttttgtttggtgcAAGGACacatttcattgttttatctttattttattcatatccACTTTTTGTTGACTAACTcaagtttattttaaatcagCAGATAATTCAAAGTCACCTTTTAGATGACTGAGATTTGCTTCCATCCATAATTACAATTTCCATCATAAAAGTTATCAACCTCTAGTGGACAAAACATGTTATTCTACTTTCTGGTAAGGACAAGAGTAACAAACCTGATCTCCATCCCATTTTCTCTGTCAAAAGCTGTAACAAACAGCATTGCAACCAAACGTGGACATGCTCCAATGCCTGCTCccatttgttgtatagattagACTAATGGTTGTTtcatatctatattttttaaaagggtaaaATTTATTTCTGGAGATCAAAGAAAAGTATTCTATGTATAATAGAAAGTACTGTCTTAAAAGTATTTGTTTGGatatacttctttcttttcttttctttcttttttttttttttttgagacagggtctcgctctgtcgcccaggctggagtacagtggtgtgatcatggctcactgcagcctcaaactcctgggctcaagctatcctcctgagttgctgggactacaggcatgtgccaccacacctggctggataTACTAATATCTAATATGTTTAAAGAAGTACACagtttaatcaaaagaaaggaagtaaaaaaaaacctgaacaaGTAGTTTAGTGAAGAATCACAGACAAAGATACTAAAggatataatattttatacaaagtCCAGTGTTCAGTTCTTGGCATCCCATGGGGATCAATAAAAGCTAATTCGTCATTAGGAAAATGCTGACAATGACAGACAGGAATGAAACTCCCATTCCCAGGTTTCTATGCTTCTGTGTCATTGGAAAATTGTAGGTAAAATGTCATACAATTAGGCCTCCCTTAAAACAAAATTGGGACTGAATACTGGTTATAATAGGGAGAGAAGCATTTGTATCTCAGTTAGAGGTACTTAGAAATGGCCTGGTGAATTTTAATAGGAGAGCACAAAATCTGTTCTAGTTCTTTCTAGTAAGGtggtaagaaatttaaaaaagaaaattcctgttTTTGACTGAAGATATAAGACCTTTATCATAATTCTCTGACCCCATGGACAGGGCCTCAACACAGAACCAACAGGAAAACTGTAAGTGCCAGGCATTTCGTTATTCTGTTTAAGTTCATGTTATTTAAGATCTGGGACCTCCAGCACCAAGGACGTCTCCAAGATGTGTCCCAGAGAAATGGTAAAAGTATTTTAGGAACCTAGCAGTCTCAGGGACAAGACCTGGTGTAGAGAAAGCAGTACAGGAAGTAGAGTCAGGCAGATTTGGATTGGATCCTAACAGCAAATTACTAGTTGTGTACCACGGAACAAGTCAATTAACCTTTTTAAGGTTCACTTTCGTCATATATAAAATGAGTTTAACACTCTGAGGGAGTAGATTagggcatgcacacacacaagcgtGCACACATACACGCTCTATTTGGTAGAGTGTCTAATGGTTAATAAACAGAACGACGTTAGGATAAGCTTTGCTCTAGaacaaaaaaaagtcttataaaCAACTCCAGAAACTAACATAAGGGAGGTGCAGCATCCCCCATAGCTTTTCCAGGCTTAGGACTGGATTTGGAATATTACCTGTAGCCAATGAAGaattataaaattactttatatattagagaaagaaaatgtaaaaggcagGGCAAAGAAAGGAAGCATGAAGAGACAGAGGCCTGAACTTACGTCGTTCTTCTCTGTGCCTCTCAGTCTCTGCAAAGTATTGGCGGAGCTCTTCGGTGATTTCCATATTGCTCAGGTCACATTCTACCTCTGCATCTGACTCAGTCTCCATCTCTTCTTCTTTGGACAAAGCTTGGTCTTCTCTTGTGGATGCCTGGATCCTACTGCTGTAATGTGGATGCTGCCCAGACCTTCCGAAATGTGAAGAACTGCAGGGGTAGTCCTGCCAGGCCAGATGATGGTCATAGAAGGACTGAGGATACGCAGCCTGGTTATCGTAAGAGCTTTGGGGAAGAAGTGCAGGAGGGAAGTACGATGGAAGACTGAAACAGGATTCCACGGCCTTCCTGTAGGCATTGTGATGGCTTTGCATCCAAGCCATTGCTTGATGATAATGTTGCCAGTATCTTGCATATACCGGATGAGAATACCAAGGCCTGGTAGCTTTCGATGTTGATGCCTACAAAATGAAAGGAGGTGGAGGGTGGACACCAAAGTGTTTATCCTCAAGAGAAATCTTCAAATGTTTAATCTGCTACCCAACAGGTATTTACTTAGTATTTGCTAAATACCTACTCTACATGAGGAAGCTACTGGGCCCAAAATTGTGTGAGACAGGACCTGGGCCACAATGGACACCAAGTGTATGCACACTTGATAAGTCCATGTACATGAGGTATGCACAAGCCAATTAAAGGTATGGAGCATTATAATGTGGGGATGAAGGCTAGTGATCATTTCTAGATGAGATGCAGGGAGAGAGAAGACTGGATGTTAATCATCTTGGCCCTCTCTACCCACTGTAATTAAATGTCTAGTGCCAACTGAGCAACGGCCTGCTAAGAACCACACCAGACTGATGAGCATGACAGACTTTAGTTTTTCCCTTTCTGCCCCCTAAACTAACTTGCTGGCCTGGGCCACCCCTAAATGCCTGGGGCAAGAGATGTCCAGGAATGCACCCAATagtgcttttacttttttatttcttaggtcTTCTCCATCGTGGAATGAGAATACCAAACTTTAAAGactaaaatttaccttttttactCACgagctcaaaaaaaaattaaaaaataaaaatcttaccttcACTGCTGCCATCCCCGATTGTGAAAGTCCAAATGGGTGCCGAAACTAGGAAAGAAGAATCACAGTGCAAACGTCTGATCAGTATGGCTGTGTGATATTTGTGGCTATTTTGTCATTTGTGAGGCAGCTCCCAAGGAGCTGCCTCTTCCCAGGACCATGCCTGATTTCATGCAACCTATCTACAAGACGTTGGTTCCTGGGCTATGACTTTGTGGTCTGAAAAGGAGGGATCCCCTTAGGTATGATTAAGTGGGTCAAAAGATCCTGCATGGTTCAATTACTTATTTCCCTATAGGAAGTAAAGtctatgaaaatgaccatataaatatttagtagttagtgtatatgtgtgtatatatatgtgtatatatgtgtatgtgtatatacacatacatacacacacaatatataaaacatgaaCTAAGAATTTACAGTTATTACTTTATTTACTAATCCTTAACTCATGCTAATGCTTACTTAAATTAACCCTGGGTCTTCCTGAGGCTTGAGTGGAACACATCTTTCCAAATGACCAGAAACCTCTGTTGGGTCTTGCCTTAGGTCTGGGACTTGGAGAATAAGACATCTCTCCAGGCTCAGCTGTGCCCTGGGCTTTAAGTTCCCCAAATaggctttgttttcattttgattgcAATATGCATTTCTCAGCCAGCATGTGACATCACATTCTCCTTGCCTAACCACCCTGTCTCTTCACAGGAGAAGAAACCACACCATGGAGTCTCTACTGAGGCACCACATAGTCTGCCCTGGGCAAACAGCATTGCTCTGCTGAGATTTACTCCTTTTCTCTCTACTCACCTGTTGTGATTTGCCGCATGAAATGCCCAAAAGTAATGGCTAATCTGCAGCTGTACCTTTTTCAATCTATTTAAAAtagactttcaatttttttttttctattcagagGTTCAGAGCTACACCagaatgtacttttaaaaaagttaaacaaaaatatccaaaaatgCACGAGAATTTAAGTTTCTGTGAGACAAAACCACTAACACAATGTAATGCTGAGCAAACAACTACTTAGGTTTTGAAACTTTGGAAATCAGATACCAAAGgagtcttatttttccttttcacttaacTATAGGGTAGAATTAAAAAATTCCCCAACTCTTAAGAAACAAACTTTACTTGTTTTATAATCTCTATCAGATGTTTTGCTATG
This portion of the Macaca thibetana thibetana isolate TM-01 chromosome X, ASM2454274v1, whole genome shotgun sequence genome encodes:
- the GEMIN8 gene encoding gem-associated protein 8 isoform X2 translates to MAAVKASTSKATRPWYSHPVYARYWQHYHQAMAWMQSHHNAYRKAVESCFSLPSYFPPALLPQSSYDNQAAYPQSFYDHHLAWQDYPCSSSHFGRSGQHPHYSSRIQASTREDQALSKEEEMETESDAEVECDLSNMEITEELRQYFAETERHREERRRQQQLDAERLNSYVNADHDLYCNTRRSIEAPTERPGERRQAEMKRLYGDSAAKIQAMEAAVQLSFDKHCDRKQPKYWPVIPLKF